A DNA window from Limanda limanda chromosome 6, fLimLim1.1, whole genome shotgun sequence contains the following coding sequences:
- the chchd2 gene encoding coiled-coil-helix-coiled-coil-helix domain-containing protein 2, whose amino-acid sequence MPRGSRSRTSRMAPPARRSSPPPSPPPMARAAPPPSYAPAPMQAPASAVGAPAAPRQPGMFAQMATTAAGVAVGSAVGHTIGHAMTGGFGGGGESESAKPDVTYQEPQQPQYQQQYQQQPQYQYQQQPQSMYQQQPPQQEQQACSFELKQFVECAQNQSDFKLCEGFSEVLKQCKFSNGLS is encoded by the exons GAggtcatcaccaccaccatcaccaccacccaTGGCCAgggctgcacctcctccctcctatGCTCCAGCTCCAATGCAGGCTCCTGCCTCTGCTGTGGGCGCACCAGCAGCCCCCAGGCAGCCGGGCATGTTTGCCCAGATGGCGACTACAGCCGCGGGGGTGGCAGTGGGCTCTGCAGTGGGACACACTATCGGCCACGCGATGACTGGAGGCttcggtggaggaggagaatccgAGTCCGCCAAGCCAGACGTCACATACCAG GAGCCGCAGCAGCCGCAGTACCAGCAGCAGtaccagcagcagccacagtaCCAGtaccagcagcagccacagtccATGtaccagcagcagcctcctcagcaggagcagcaggccTGCTCCTTCGAACTCAAACAGTTTGTCGAGTGCGCCCAGAACCAGAGCGACTTCAAACTGTGTGAAGGCTTCAGTGAAGTGCTCAAGCAGTGCAAGTTCTCCAATG GTTTGTCATAA